In Cydia splendana chromosome 25, ilCydSple1.2, whole genome shotgun sequence, a single genomic region encodes these proteins:
- the LOC134802596 gene encoding uncharacterized protein LOC134802596, with the protein MQRQCTLQGGMMPMSVYHSPPALDNKNGALFINTLTLQGGMMPMSDYHSPPALDNKNGGLLMCSPVSSLDGFLHSPAQPRPEPSFKDDTSCPAVRVPDGGLLMCSPVSSLDGFLHSPAQPRPEPSFKDDTR; encoded by the exons ATGCAAAGACAGTGCACCCTGCAGGGCGGCATGATGCCTATGAGCGTATACCATTCACCACCCGCACTCGACAATAAAA ATGGCGCTTTATTCATCAATACGCTCACCCTGCAGGGCGGTATGATGCCCATGAGCGATTACCATTCACCACCCGCACTCGACAACAAAA ACGGCGGCCTACTGATGTGCTCGCCGGTCAGCTCGCTGGACGGGTTCCTGCACTCACCAGCACAGCCCCGTCCCGAACCCAGCTTCAAGGATGACACCAG CTGTCCAGCTGTCCGTGTTCCAGACGGCGGCCTACTGATGTGCTCGCCGGTCAGCTCGCTGGACGGGTTCCTGCACTCACCAGCACAGCCCCGTCCCGAACCCAGCTTCAAGGATGACACCAGGTAA